The Osmerus eperlanus unplaced genomic scaffold, fOsmEpe2.1 SCAFFOLD_263, whole genome shotgun sequence sequence CAGTGCTGCATGCTCCTGACAACTGCATGCTGCTGTGGAGTGATGTAGTGCTGGAGCGGGCAGGACCAGAACGGCTAGGTGAGACCAGGGGAGGAAGCTGCTCCATATTGATGAGGTTATGAATCAGATTGCTGCAGCACGGAAAttcaatcgtgtgtgtgtgtgctcaagtgtgcgtgtgcataagtgccagtgtgtctgtttgtacagctgtgtgtgtgtgcgtgtagtcgTCGCTGTGTGGGTATGGGTGCATGCTTGCTTGCATGTTTTGGTGAAtgcagaagggtgtgtgtgtgtcccctgtcTGCAGTTTGCAGCAGCTCAGTTGTagatctctgttctcctctagaCAGGCAGCTGGCTAATGGTTCTGGATCCCATCCAAtgaccagagaaagagagagagaaattggatggaaggaaggaggaagaggaagggaaggagatgaagagagagagagggagagagagggaggaagtgaagaaAAAGTGGGAGCGGGTAAGAGAAGACAGCTAAgaatggaggacagagagataaggaaagagagagggagaggtcagGTGGGAGAGCAGagtaggagaagagagagagagagagagagagagagagagagagagagagagagagagagagagagagagagagagagagagagagagagagagagagagagagagagagagagagtaggcggAGGATAATCTCTAGGAGGAGCAAACTGAGAGCTCGGATGTTGTCACTGCCAGGCCATCCAGACCCAAATGATATGTGACAGTCCTTAAAACAATTACACAATTAGGTGGAGTtggttgtctgtttgtgtctgaaaTACACAAACTGCAGTTGAGCTGGTGATTCTGCCTCTGTGGAAAATCTATCCTTGTGTTTTTGCTGGTCTGGGATCAGTTGCTATAAACCCAGACTCACATTTACAACATAGCTCAGAGTGGGAGTGCTGAGCCTATCAtagtctgtctccccccttgaaccccccacccacacacacacacacaaacacacctgcacacgcTCTCTGCAGGGGCCGGGGGTCTTTCTGCAGAGGTGTCAATCATCAGACTTGCAGTATTAGGTTAACTGCCGCAAACCACCACTTTGAGACTCAAGGGgattgagggagagaaaaacagagggcaggagaggggagaatggagaggggaaagagagagggagatggaaagaaaaaggaggaggaaagagaaaaagataggggcataagagaaagaggagggagatagagaggtagagagaaagagacagtgaaacggggagaggagagaggtaggcagACTGGGGAGATGTGgaagagggatgagggaaggagagagaggaggagaaagggcaagagggagaggaagagggaaggagatggagaatgaTTGTAATGAGGAGGTGCATCGCCGAGCCAGGCAGTGCAGCTGTCAGCGCGGCTCCTCGTTTTAAGGGAGCCAGATGAAGGGCCGTCCCCAGCCAGATGCTACCTGAGGAAGACGGAGGAAGGAGCGGAGCACGCCGGCGAGGGCGGAAGATGAACGTAAAGAAGCATCGTTGTGATCAGCTTAACTGTGCAGAACACCCTGCTACACACTCCTCACAAGCGGCTGAACACCCTGCTACACTCCTCAAAGCGGCTGAACACCTCTGCTACACTCCTCAAAGCGGCTGGAACACCCTGCTACACTCCTCAAAGCGGGTCTGAACACACCCTGCTACACTCCTCAAAGCGGCTGAACACACCTGCTACACTCCTCAAAGCGGCTGAACACCCTGCTACACTCCTCAAAGCGGCTGAACACCCTGCTACACTCCTCAAAGCGGTCTGAACAACTCGCACTCAACGCATACAAATATTGTGGATGGGATCTGCTGTAGGAAGGCTCTGTaagaaaatgtttgtgtgtttgcatctgtGCGTGcagatatctgtgtgtgtgtttgtgtcttctgGCGTGTGtcgatgtctgcctgtctgtctgtgtatgtctgggtgcgttggtgtgtgtgttcgtatgtctgaatgcatgtgtctgtgcgcCCACTAATTGAGCCAGAGGGCACCCATATTCGCCAACAAAGCTTTGagtgctctctccatctcacagaCAGGCACTTCTGGGCCAGTTAAGTTCACTTATCACAGCCCTTGACTGGGTCCTCCTCCCTGGGAGCCCAGGTTGAAGCGATGGGGGCtgctgaggagagagactggtctgAGAGGTACCAGCTGAGAGAGACTAGCTGACACATCCTCTCACCTCCATAGAAACAGCAGGATTATTAGCGCACTGcaaccaatcagagagcagCAGGTGCCTGTCAGTGTGGTTGACGCAGACGACAGGACATCCTCAAGATGACTCAGGAAACAGGATGTTCCAAATGACTAGTTTAGAGTCCAGCCAGCCCctccagggagacagacacaggatGTCAAACAAAAGAGGGTTTTTTAATTCCAGTCAGGCCACTGTtatcccctacccccaccctcctgctcctcctctcccctccccctcttcctccttcccccatttacctccacccctcctctatcccttctccctccagctaaccctcctcctcctcttcctctccatgtcTGATTCTTCCATGAGCAACATTATCATCACAGTGCTATTGATCAGCGCTCAAGGGAAGGCGTCAGGTAGATTAAATCACCTGACCTACAGCTTGGTCTCTGCATCTATTCCGGCAGACAGGCTCATTACTGCTCCTTATCTGGAGTCTAAATGGAGCTGAATGTGGCCCTGCAGTCTTGGGAGGAGTCTGGGTAAGATGGGCTGAGTCTGGGAGGAAATGGGAGGAGTCTGGGTGAGATGGGAGGAGTCTGGGTGGCATAGAGATGTtagttcttcctcttctctggtTCCTGTCCAGGGTAACAACATGGGGgttaccccccccaccccccccctccctcccccctcatctgcAGGTAAACATCCGTAAGGACGATCCAGGACTCCTGCATGGTCACGGTGACCTCCTTAGCTGCTAAATACCACAGCTGATAAGCTACTAATCAATCATCATCAGTCAGCTGAACCGTCACAGAGAAGCTGACTATACCAACACGCCCAGCAGCTCAATTACAAACcagatctctctcactctctctctctttcacacacacacacacacaaaaacccctCCCTGCTGTTGCCAGTCCTAATCACAGAGGCTGGTCAGCATTGATTTGAGTGCAGCCTCGGAGGACAGAGGAGCTGTGTCAGTATCTGCAGGACCTGCAGGTCACGtctgctctgctccctctctctccctctgcagaccaaacctggcaacccacgtGACACCTCATCACAGCCCCAGTCTAGGCACAGGCCCCTCAGCCCTGGCATCATTATGCTATGTTTAGCACCCAGCAGTTAACACCTAACCTCAGCCCTGCAGGACAACACTGTGGTCTGGTCACATGACAAAGTTTGCCCCTATAGCTGTTGATCTGAAGAGAGCTTGAAAAAGAGAAAGCTCCCAAGGGATCACTGCAGGTGATGAAGAATCCAACAGTATCGCTAATACCTCTTGGTATCTCTTCCGGACGGACCACGCCCACACCGGAGGATGGCGCTGTCAATCAAACAGAAAACATTGACTTCAAATTAGGAGTCATGACTGCTGAAGGGGTGGGGAGTAATCAGTCAGTGGGTGCATTGATCATCATGCCGATCAATCACATATTGGTTGGTGTTTGACAGAGCAGGGCTCATGGGGATCAGGGAAGGTCAAAGCTACACCTTGTAATCATGACGGACAATGTATCAATGTTCCTCTTAGCTGAAGACTGCTGTTTTTAACAGTGATCATGTGGTTCATCCAGGGGCCTGGGACTATTGGGGTCCACTCAGAGTTGGTCCATAGTCCACCTAGGCTCTATTAGCATCATCCATATTTGAACGTATAATATTACCAGGAGAGCTTATTTGAACGTATATTCTACCAGGAGAATCACACTGAGAACCAGGTTTCTCTTGGAGGTGAGCCCTGCAATAACTCAACTAAATAAAAACTATACACGTATACAAACACAACCAGCACAAAGAAATCATTACAATAACAAAAAGAGCTACATTCCCAAGTGCCTTTGAATCAGTCACAGTGGGCCTACTTGGAAACCTTGTTGCCATAAAACACAATCTTACATATAAGGAAAAACattaaacaacaaaaacaaaacattaatcATCACCCAACAAGATGATTCATTCAAATCCAACTCTTGCAATCCATTTGTTTTCCggttctctcctctcacctcctgcagtgtgtgtgtgattactaATGTCTTAGACAGGTTATAATACTCCCTGATGACTCCGGCATGATTTATTAGATCAAAGAAAATCTCCTTTTCTTCCTGCTCCGTGACGCACATTTCTGACCAgagaatacaaaaaaaataggCAATTAAAGTTCTTTCTTCAGAGAATACGTTTTGTAGTGGGCATGGGACTCGATatcacacaggcacgcacaagTCTGTGTAGAATGGCACAAGAGAAAGCAATCAATACCTTTCTGTTCAGAAGACAAAGATCTGTTCCATTGGAGACAATATGTTGTCTGGGCTTATTGCCTGGGATCTGATTCCCATTGATACATACAAACAGAACCAAACCATACTTACGGTCCCAGGTGAACTAAAAAAACAATTGTGTTATGCTTTCACCAAAAATATGATAGCTTGTTCTGCTTGGGGGACAACATTTTGCGTTTGTGTGTAAGGCCTATCAATCTCAATTATTTGCACAGCTGTTAGGAGTCTAAACAGTATTGTGCTCCAGAGGAAAATAAGTGGAAAACAGCCTGCTTGGCTgagtgagtcagtcagtcaagcaTACCTAGAGTCACCCTCAGCGAAGTACACCTAAATCACCTGCTTTTACCAAATATGGGCAATGTTTTCTGTGAAATTGAGCATCCGattacagaaacacaaacacaggaactTCAACAGCTAGTTCTcttgagaaagaaagacagacagagagagaatgtttgAATGAGAGAGATACTTTAAATCATTGAGAGCCCATTTTCATCTACGGTTCTGGAACCATAACTTAAATTGCTTAGGATGGGGgagtgaggaaaggagggaggagagatttagaagagagggagggaagagattaaggagagagaaagggaggatgggtgggagataaaggagagaagggggagagatggaggagagagcgagggtggATAGGGGAGTGTCGTCTTGTCCTCCTCACGGGCTGTGATGAGAGTGACGCCGCTCTCCTCTTTGTCTTCAACACTCCAATTAACTGGCTGACAGGTGCGTGTGGAGAACGTGGCAATCAATTACTGTCCCTTTCACTCTcatcttttctcttcctctagaAGAAACGTGTCTttagatgtggagagagagagacagagagagagagacagagagagagagacacagagagagagagagagagagagagagagagagagagagagagagagagagagagacagagagagagagagagagagagagagagagagagagagagagagagagagacagagagaggaggaggcaggaggaggggaggagtatgAGGGAGAAGAACAGAGGAAGTGTTGACTGGAGGCAGTTCAGCTGTCCTCTCCAGCACCAATGTAACATAAAGCAGGACTTGCTCTTACAGCTTTCCTAACAGTTTCCACTTCTTTCCAGAAGGGGTCAATACTATTATCATTGCAATATACTTTATACTTTATGTTTTTCCTATAATCTGACAATAAAAATTTGAAAGACAGTCGTTGTCCGTCCTCCCTTGTGCGCCCCTCGCTCGAGACCAAGAGACCCACTCAGCGCCCCACGCCTAGATTCAGGTGAGTtccccgggaatcgcgaccagtcatttagACACGAAAACTGTCCAGCTGGTGTTTACGCaaacagggtcttgaagtgttcagctgttcaggctcactctctctgtgcGGTGTTGTGTCTTAGAGATAACGAGTGGAatacgagcgagagagagctctTGATTGTTTTGTCTGTAAGGAACTGTTAACTGGGAGAGAAATATAACaaaggaataagtgatcgacAAAGAGTGATGTTTGCCAAAAAGTGCCCataaacatttgctgtaataAAGATCTCTTGATTTAATTTGTATTAAAAGCGCCAGTGACGTTGCAACGCCGTGGTTGGTTGGGTGCAGGGATTCTCGAAAGGGAGCCTCTGACCAACTCAGAACCAAACGTGGGTTCTCCGCACACGCGGCCTATGCTAATTCGAGAGACCCCGAGAGTGACTTGGGTCGCAGGCGAGACAGTAGTGAGGGGCTGGCCCAAAAGTCAGCACAGCTCCGCGCACACTCGCTGTGAGCCCACACGATCGTTCAACAGCTTCAATTGTTTCAAAAATTAACTTGCTGACCGTATAGCCAATGAAATTCTGAAGACAGCAAtgtacaggtttagcaagggTCTTTTTGGAGTCTCTAAAGTGCACTTTTataaaacgcctggatgtaccctTAGAAAAACGTGTAACATATTCATTTATTGTGGAATTATATTAGACCTTTGACTTGGATTAGGTAAGGCTTCAGGCTGTGGTCCCATTGTGTCTTCCAGATAATAACTCCTACCTAAAGGCATCTGCAGGCAAAACCAAATTTAGGCAGAAATACATTCTGTTCAAGCTACTATTAGTCAAAAAAGAAATAATTTTTGAGTGTCACGTTTCAAAAGAGAGCACAACCATGCCATGTACTCCAAATCGTTCAAGaacaagaacagctttcaactGACTTTGGGTTTGCTTTATGAGGCGTTTTAGGTGAATTTGACAGGATTGTTAATACATCCCTCCTCATCTGCAGCCTTGCAGTCATTGACCCTGGTCACAGGAGCCCTCACATTCCCTCTGGATGCTGTGTCTTTAACAACACAATGATCCCACTgcagcttcctgtgtgtgtgtgtgtgtgtgtgtagggtggctGGAATTGTCTGGAAGGTAGGGGAAGTTTGCCCCCTGTTGGTTAATACCAATAGGGGGTACTTTTTTCTAATTTTCTAAGTGTCAGGATTTGTATGCATGTTGTCAAACTCTAGGTTGAGACAAACATACCCTGCATGACTGTCACAAGAAAACTAtcttctctgattggtttattcacATTACAATCAGAAAGAGATTCACAACAAACTCAGACAAACAGTAGGAACAATGTTTTGAACGTGTCAGGCCACTGTTTTATTTCAGTTTtgcttattattattaaagtTATTACAGTATGCATAGCCTTCCAAACTCAATCATCTGTACAGGTAATGTTATGTACTTTGTGATGTTAGGGTTTTTCAGATCACACCAGTAGGAGCTGCAGCCCTGTACTGGAGCCTGGGGGATGAGGTGAGCTGGCTGGGTTGGaggggcggtggtgggggggaggggggtcaaggggtggtgtgtgtaggggggggggtggggggtagagggggagcagaggtggtggtggttgggggTCAACTACAAATAAAGCAGAAACTCACTGAAGACCAGATCAGAAACTCTGATTCTTCATACCAGTTTCCCCTCCATCCTGGAATTGATATTAGAGCTTTTATAGAGCCCAACACCATCACAGGATAGGAAACTCAGTCTAGAACACTAGCCTGGTCTCCATGACGGTCTAGAACACTAGCCTGGTCTCCATGACGGTCTAGAACACTAGCCTGGTCTCCATGACAGTCTAGGACACTACCCTCGGTGTCTGGCCTCAGTCCAGACTGCTGCAGATGCACTCAGCTCAGACCAGGTTAAGGTGGGGTAGGGAGGGGTAGCatgctctctcacccctccttggGGCTGGGTTTGGAGGTTCAGCCAATCTAGCTACCACATCACATGACCTGAAACATGCACGCAGCATGGGCAAACACTTGCTTAtgaaaacagacaaaaaaaagagagaaaataaatacatcttaagataaaaaaaaacaacaatcttAATACATTATCTTTAAAAATGttcctttgtttttttcttgtgtttcatatatatatCCTAAACACACAGTTTTTACAGTTTGGTATTGTTCTTTAAATGCAGGGAGGTAGGGGGGCGGGGACAGGATGTAAGGGGCGGGGTTTGGGACAATCCCTCTTCCCTGATTGCCATGTGCtgatgaggaaggaggggtcACTGGGAGGCTCCTCCCTCCAACTCTTTTTTTCGGGCTCAGTCTCTCGTGCTCTGTGGTAACCATGGGCGACGCTGGCGGAGGGAGGGGCTCAACAGTGAGAGGACAAGCTTATACAGGAAGTCCGGGTCAACGACACAGGAAGTAGCAACTCAATCCTTCGTCTGAACTTCCACCCCTCGAACTATCTCTtatctggagagaggagagggacagagagagagagagagaaagacacagagaaaagagacagagttAGACAGAGAGATGCTTGATGATGTGACATGGTGAGACTATCATGGAGAAAAGCTGGTGGATAGAAGCTCTTTCCCCCCGACCTTTGTTCCGGTCTGTGTCTGGTGAGCTCCTCTCTGGCCGTGGGTGTACCAGGGTGTGGTACTTGGCCTCTACCTCCTGGGAAagaaccatcacacacacacacacacacacacacacacacacacacacacacacaccgttaggacaaaggaacaccaTGTAGGTCCTCTGACCAGCATCACAGAGGCTCAGCCCAGCATGATTAGAATCCACTTCTACATCTTAACGATTCTACATTAGAGATCAATCAGACTTTTTAAAGATTCTACATCCCAAAGATCCTACAGCAAAAGATTCTACCTCTAACATATTCCCCATTCTAAAGATTCCCCATTCTAAAAGCCTCTACTTCCTAAACATGCTCGTGTTGTGTGCGGCAGCCTGCCTTGAGGTGGTTGAGGTTGGTCTGCAGGTTCCGGAGGTGAGACAGCACCAGTCTGCTGAAGGATGACAGGCTTCCTGCCTGGGAGGCCGAGGAGAAGCGCAGGCTGATCCCAGAATCCCCGGCGCAGCCCCGCGAGGCGCCCAGGTGCTTGGCAGAGATCTCGTCCTCGGTCGAGCTCTCCCCCGGACCCCCGTAGCCCTCCAGGACCAGGTAGCctgctggggtgggggtgtggggggggtggaggggacagCGTTAGGATGCACACAACACACGACCACAACACTCCACAAAACACCCGGCTCCAAACTCACCATAGTCCTCAGGGGAGTCGAAGAAGCCCGTGTCCCCAGACCCCAGGTCCTGGGTCGGGTCGTCCGGTGGCCCACAGCCCTTGTCGGAGCCGTTGTGGACCGGTACCCGGGCCCGGCTGTCCACCGGGGTGCGGAGGGACGTGGTCCGGAGCAGGCGGGCCCCGGTGGAGCGCTGCACACGCTCGCTGGCCTCCTGGGACATCAGCTGGGTCACTAGAACCTGCTTCAGGGccgacactgacacacacacacacacacacacagtcagagctaTAGTAAAAATAGCTGTCAGTCGATACACCAATCTtttgcattcacaaacacacacacacgcgcacaaacacacacacagagcacggtGACTTACAGGTCTTGAGAGCCTCATCGGCCGTGGAGGGTGAGGGGCCGGGGCTGTcggcctccccagcctccacacagcccagGAAGGACAGCCTGTCAGACTGCTCTGGGTCTATaaagtcttcctcctcctcctcctcggcccccacccctccatactGGGCCCTGTCTGGCAGAGGGCTGGGTAGGGCAGCGCTGGAGCCAGAGATGGCCTCTTTATCTGGGAACAGAAACCCCACACAGGGTCAGGCAGGTCGGCTtgatctgtcacacacacagcctgacagaGGAAGCATCACAGCGGTCAGGTGTCTAGCTATGGAACCAGCTAGTTAGCGAGTTGAGCTCTTTACTTAGCTATCCCGTCAGTTACACCTAGAGTGGTTGAGTTCAATTCTTAGTTAGATCCTGGGGGTTAAATGGTTGGGTTAAGTGGGTGAACAAGTTGTGTAGTTACCTGTGGATCTGGTGCTTCCAGTGGAGGTGCGATCTGGGTCCTTAGTGAGTCTGGAGATCCCTGCAGTTATCATCTcaacaccatctctctctccactaaacagagggagagagacagggagagaatgacaaaaaggaagagagagggagagagagagagacagacagacagacataaaaaGAAAAGGATAAAGAGAGATTCAGTTAAGTACAGGAACAGATTGAAGTTGTCATCTGGAtatgaagacagagggagagttaaCCAGCGTACTCGGTCTGAGGTAAGGGGATCACACTGTGGGGTTTGACTTTCATGGCATCCGCTCTCTGGGTGATCAGACGCTGCCACCTGGTGGAGAAAGGGTGGAACAACATGTCAGTGAGAGAACAGCCTTCAGTCTGTGGtaagagggtgaggggagagatggggagggaggggagagatggggagagggactcACGTTCTCTGGTCTGAAACAGTGGGAGCCATCAGCTCGTAGATCTGGGCTCCGTTGTCCGACATGGAGAGGACGAAGA is a genomic window containing:
- the LOC134016846 gene encoding rho guanine nucleotide exchange factor 12-like, whose amino-acid sequence is MSDNGAQIYELMAPTVSDQRTWQRLITQRADAMKVKPHSVIPLPQTDGERDGVEMITAGISRLTKDPDRTSTGSTRSTDKEAISGSSAALPSPLPDRAQYGGVGAEEEEEEDFIDPEQSDRLSFLGCVEAGEADSPGPSPSTADEALKTLSALKQVLVTQLMSQEASERVQRSTGARLLRTTSLRTPVDSRARVPVHNGSDKGCGPPDDPTQDLGSGDTGFFDSPEDYAGYLVLEGYGGPGESSTEDEISAKHLGASRGCAGDSGISLRFSSASQAGSLSSFSRLVLSHLRNLQTNLNHLKEVEAKYHTLVHPRPERSSPDTDRNKDKR